From the genome of Etheostoma spectabile isolate EspeVRDwgs_2016 chromosome 10, UIUC_Espe_1.0, whole genome shotgun sequence, one region includes:
- the frmpd3 gene encoding FERM and PDZ domain-containing protein 3, with product MAKVQDGHTNACDSSAMLEETQDGMDSGTLSPASARQVTIQRHPTQGFGFVAGSQRPVIVRSVSADGPSFGKLLPGDQILAINEETVSDAPRERVIDLVRRCKDTIVLTVLQPHQSPKSAFISAAKKARLRTNPPKVRFSEQVSISDPDSTMLKDDSLLLIPNVLKVFLENGQIKSFTFDSRTTVRVCISHSSVVHRTYFQGMKCLFRICFFPKDPADLLRRDPAAFEYLYIQSRNDVIKERFGMDWKSDIMLRLAALHIYITVSSARPNQKISLKHVEKEWGLEPFLPLTLLPTVKEKNVCKSLSQLLKTYQHPPPSGNKVPPLQGKLQYMRVLNDLPPFGGILFHTVGLDEKQSATTLLVGPRHGISHVIDLKNNLTTVLAEFSRVAKIQLYRESLGVARVEVTIHEAKPLVLLMEWPDASNFACLISGYYKLFVDPKRTIYFRTPGQSQLTKADYRSSHHAHPRSGATSLPSGGRRGDERESSHRESGSSRAIVPAEPQHLGLCHVHLREQQQFQELQTAEAELDINENFISHEPPGRPRTKSDPTQQSTEEIAGVLENPAVENAGFRIRAQTMGQSQKTSRYFCDSCKARHRAEGMSTAVNSSGSSGKHCSSACASRDGGAVDLMALPPPGNEEEDETEGVGEKLQPQPPAIAAPPPGFRDNSSDEDDQKRGRKARTCASAGVASGKLAQAKEDVPVTLIDNVATRTVQDHAQELDDALVSTLQALEALAASEDYPHHPQQPTQTAGLIVLAAITPESSLDSGHETNSSELTDVSEMVSAMKQNQNQAYLLAHHINKERILCRRDFPLAIPGCTAKTIGTGAFSVGQIRAGCPPKQVILSKTVPFKVSPSQDSAVLSVVTQQGTQETQTEQKEEIKANSESTKSNIPDPPSKSPEELKVSVASLKAQVSKVQKLSNSSEETLSQTLSEGIKEKTTAPLNTDPSNKALPILLPVDRIASAKISPTKMCQDAKTASSETMKPSSSTELLPVDDLFCTCPVQKEPGPQLRLKDPQIQKIVMFQSSTPTDDERLRAKGHQLANSKENAVTVGADPNLAKPSPQIQAKYSPRLPVKAERKDAAESKTEGAQGKSHPESQKCPIKSLPILDDLTTSIHPVDKVSTLPARDSKKQGSGKGKSQRSVPFLSFRNLLSATFPARMRRETDERRAQLQKVRQYELEFLEELLKPKSAQGEFLPQGSSPVPSGTPCACQLRTSPVLKAPGISREQRRSCDCKRMCRGMRLPDTPVGSTTETPHRGRERPISKTPPAVSKAPHTQDASRRPQTLEIKTTRIRSTSLESREPRGEQGSCLPTCTSQTDCTGDPQYKKLQRRYSIGELDNSTSTPVYAEVRPKAKSLEKEMERVRATGLRLPTPVEPVHSQSHQAEGKGKKCVFFIQGEELLRESKEGTSEVLLTLPSEDSDDKDKCCSFCFCYRKCEAADESSEKDELSYSIPLQVLPGMELDSRTFPVVSKTLQVLNAEDCSGEEEEGEEEEEEPQTQQIDLRACGTLEGSLARVQALQGKSFSLPDGFLNAQLDANELLAILRQCANSPQAEGEARLQPSQISEYKQELAVRFKEFRAACRRVASVEKSPTRMLAVVTASFQVLCELTQTFIKLVRGVRSETQRLQLLRKVEEVAINYTLLLRAAEESMGHSSSLPTKTVSPQVSSNTNNMSSLTRPIKTLPAQ from the exons ACAATGCTCAAGGACGACTCCTTGCTACTCATACCAAATGTGTTGAAGGTGTTCTTGGAGAATGGACAGATTAAGTCCTTTACATTTGATAGCCGTACCACTGTTAGGGTATGTATTTCCCACAGCTCT GTGGTACATCGAACCTATTTCCAAGGGATGAAGTGTCTGTTCCGCATCTGCTTCTTCCCAAAGGACCCTGCAGACCTGCTGAGAAGAGACCCCGCTGCATTTGAGTACCTCTATATACAG AGTCGCAATGATGTCATCAAGGAGCGCTTTGGCATGGACTGGAAATCTGACATCATGTTACGCCTGGCTGCGCTTCATATCTACATCACTGTGTCCTCCGCGCGGCCCAATCAGAAGATCTCTCTCAAGCATGTTGA AAAAGAGTGGGGACTAGAGCCTTTTCTTCCCCTTACTTTGCTTCCAACAGTCAAGGAGAAGAATGTGTGCAAGAGCCTGTCTCAGTTGCTGAAGACCTACCAGCATCCACCACCATCGGGCAACAAG GTCCCTCCTCTCCAAGGAAAGCTGCAGTACATGCGTGTACTCAACGACCTCCCACCTTTTGGTGGAATACTTTTCCACACCGTTGGACTG GATGAGAAACAATCAGCTACAACACTACTGGTGGGTCCTCGACATGGCATTAGTCATGTGATTGACCTAAAAAACAACCTCACAACTGTTCTGGCAGAGTTCAGTAGGGTTGCCAAGATCCAGCTCTACCGAGAGAGCCTGGGAGTGGCTCGTGTGGAGGTGACAATCCATGAGGCCAAG CCCCTGGTCCTACTAATGGAATGGCCTGATGCCAGTAACTTTGCATGCCTCATCTCTGGCTACTACAAGCTGTTTGTAGACCCTAAACGGACCATCTACTTCCGGACCCCTGGTCAGTCCCAGCTGACCAAGGCAG ATTACAGAAGCTCCCACCATGCTCATCCACGTTCTGGGGCAACCAGCTTGCCAAGTGGAGGGCGGCGAGGGGACGAGAGGGAAAGCTCACACAGGGAGTCAGGGTCTTCAAGGGCCATAGTCCCAGCAGAGCCTCAGCATCTGGGCCTGTGTCATGTTCACCTTCGAGAACAACAACAATTTCAAGAGCTCCAAACAGCCGAAGCTGAATTAGACATCAATGAAAACTTTATTTCCCATGAGCCCCCTGGGCGGCCCCGCACTAAGTCAGACCCCACCCAGCAGAGTACAGAGGAAATAGCTGGGGTTTTAGAGAACCCAGCAGTGGAAAATGCAGGATTCAGAATCCGAGCCCAAACAATGGGTCAATCCCAGAAGACCTCACGATACTTCTGTGACTCCTGCAAAGCTAGACATAGGGCAGAGGGTATGTCAACAGCAGTGAACAGTAGCGGGAGCTCGGGGAAGCACTGCTCTAGTGCTTGTGCCTCCCGAGATGGAGGCGCTGTTGACCTAATGGCCCTCCCGCCCCCAGGGAATGAAGAGGAGGACGAGACCGAGGGTGTTGGAGAGAAACTGCAACCCCAACCACCTGCTATTGCTGCCCCACCACCTGGCTTTAGGGACAACAGTTCAGATGAGGATGACCAAAAGAGAGGGCGGAAAGCTCGAACCTGTGCCAGCGCAGGGGTAGCCTCTGGGAAGCTGGCCCAAGCCAAGGAAGATGTGCCTGTGACACTAATTGATAATGTGGCCACAAGAACAGTCCAAGATCATGCCCAGGAGCTAGATGATGCTCTGGTTTCCACCTTACAGGCACTAGAGGCTCTGGCAGCTTCTGAGGACTACCCCCATCACCCTCAACAGCCAACACAGACTGCAG GGCTGATTGTCTTAGCTGCCATTACACCTGAGTCATCATTGGACTCAGGCCACGAGACCAACTCCTCTGAATTGACAGATGTTTCTGAAATGGTGTCGGCTATGAAGCAGAACCAGAACCAGGCCTACCTGCTGGCTCACCATATCAACAAAGAACGTATCCTCTGCCGCCGGGACTTTCCTTTGGCTATCCCTGGCTGCACTGCAAAGACCATCGGGACTGGAGCCTTCTCTGTGGGTCAGATTCGTGCTGGCTGTCCACCCAAGCAAGTAATCCTCAGCAAAACGGTTCCCTTTAAAGTCAGTCCTAGTCAAGACTCTGCAGTTCTCAGTGTTGTGACACAGCAGGGGACTCAAGAGACTCAGACTGAACAGAAAGAAGAAATTAAAGCAAACTCTGAGTCCACCAAATCAAATATCCCTGACCCCCCTTCTAAGTCACCTGAAGAACTTAAAGTGTCTGTTGCTTCACTGAAAGCTCAAGTCAGCAAAGTACAGAAGTTATCAAATTCTTCTGAAGAGACACTGAGCCAAACTCTTTCTGAGGGTAtaaaggaaaagacaacagcaCCTCTTAATACAGACCCTAGCAACAAAGCCTTACCCATCCTCCTACCTGTGGACAGAATTGCCTCTGCCAAGATTTCTCCAACTAAAATGTGCCAAGATGCCAAGACTGCCTCTAGTGAGACCATGAAGCCTTCAAGCTCTACAGAACTTCTGCCAGTTGACGACCTTTTCTGCACATGCCCAGTTCAAAAGGAGCCTGGGCCTCAACTACGACTAAAAGATCCACAGATTCAGAAGATAGTGATGTTTCAATCCTCCACCCCAACAGATGACGAGCGTCTTCGGGCCAAAGGCCACCAGCTTGCTAACAGCAAAGAAAATGCAGTAACAGTAGGAGCAGATCCTAATTTGGCAAAACCCAGCCCTCAAATACAAGCCAAGTATTCCCCTCGTTTGCCTGTaaaagcagagagaaaagaTGCAGCTGAAAGCAAGACTGAGGGTGCACAGGGAAAATCCCACCCTGAGTCACAGAAATGCCCTATAAAATCATTACCTATTTTAGATGATCTAACAACATCTATCCATCCCGTAGATAAGGTTTCCACTCTCCCAGCCAGAGACTCAAAGAAGCAAGGCAGTGGTAAGGGGAAGTCCCAGCGCAGTGTCCCTTTCCTGAGCTTTAGAAACCTCCTTTCAGCTACGTTCCCAGCAAGAATGCGAAGAGAAACAGATGAGCGAAGGGCTCAGTTGCAGAAAGTTCGCCAGTATGAGCTAGAGTTCTTAGAGGAGCTGCTGAAACCCAAGTCAGCCCAGGGAGAATTTTTACCCCAGGGATCCTCACCTGTGCCCTCAGGCACTCCTTGTGCCTGCCAGCTTCGCACCAGCCCTGTCCTAAAGGCTCCAGGCATCTCCAGGGAGCAGCGACGCAGCTGTGACTGTAAGCGAATGTGTAGGGGCATGCGACTACCTGACACACCAGTTGGATCTACAACAGAGACAccacacagaggaagagagagacctATCTCAAAAACCCCTCCGGCAGTCTCCAAAGCACCTCACACACAAGATGCTTCCAGGAGACCTCAGACCTTAGAGATCAAGACCACACGGATACGCTCCACCAGCCTGGAGTCAAGAGAACCAAGGGGTGAGCAGGGTTCATGCTTGCCCACCTGTACTTCTCAAACAGATTGTACAGGAGATCCGCAATATAAGAAGCTCCAGAGGCGATACAGCATTGGAGAGCTGGATAACAGCACTAGCACACCTGTGTATGCTGAGGTAAGGCCTAAAGCCAAGAGTCtagagaaagagatggaaagaGTGAGGGCCACAGGGTTGAGGCTCCCCACCCCAGTGGAGCCAGTCCACAGTCAGTCTCACCAGGCAGAgggaaaggggaaaaagtgtgtgtttttcattcagGGAGAAGAGCTACTGCGTGAAAGTAAAGAAGGGACTAGCGAGGTGCTGCTGACCTTGCCCAGTGAAGACAGTGATGACAAGGATaaatgctgctcattctgtttCTGCTACAGGAAGTGTGAGGCAGCAGATGAAAGCAGTGAGAAGGATGAGCTTTCATACTCCATACCCCTTCAGGTCCTTCCAGGCATGGAGCTGGACTCGCGTACTTTTCCTGTAGTAAGCAAAACACTCCAGGTTCTTAATGCAGAGGACTGCAGtggggaggaagaagagggggaggaggaagaggaagagccACAGACACAGCAGATTGACCTAAGAGCCTGTGGTACACTGGAGGGGAGCCTAGCACGGGTACAGGCTCTACAGGGCAAAAGTTTTAGCTTGCCCGATGGTTTCCTAAATGCACAGTTGGATGCTAATGAGTTGCTAGCTATTTTGCGTCAGTGTGCTAACAGCCCACAAGCTGAGGGCGAGGCTCGTCTTCAGCCCTCACAGATTTCAGAGTACAAACAGGAGCTGGCGGTGCGCTTCAAAGAATTCAGAGCAGCTTGTCGACGAGTGGCAAGTGTTGAGAAAAGCCCAACACGTATGCTGGCTGTTGTCACAGCCAGCTTTCAAGTGTTGTGTGAACTTACTCAGACCTTCATCAAATTGGTCAGAGGGGTTCGTTCAGAAACCCAAAGGCTGCAGCTGTTGAGAAAAGTTGAGGAAGTAGCTATCAACTACACTTTGCTTCTGCGTGCAGCAGAAGAATCAATGGGACACTCAAGCAGCTTGCCGACAAAGACAGTGAGCCCTCAAGTTTCATCCAACACCAATAACATGAGCTCACTCACTCGACCCATCAAAACTCTGCCTGCCCAGTAA
- the prps1b gene encoding ribose-phosphate pyrophosphokinase 1 isoform X2, whose protein sequence is MELLIMINACKIASASRVTAVIPCFPYARQDKKDKSRAPISAKLVANMLSVSGADHIITMDLHASQIQGFFDIPVDNLYAEPAVLKWIKENIPEWKNCTIVSPDAGGAKRVTSIADRLNVDFALIHKERKKANEVDRMVLVGDVTDRVAILVDDMADTCGTVCHAADKLISAGATKVYAILTHGIFSGPAISRINNACFEAVVVTNTIPQEEKMKHCPKIQVIDISMILAEAIRRTHNGESVSYLFSHVPL, encoded by the exons ATGGAGCTGCTGATCATGATCAACGCCTGCAAGATTGCCTCTGCCTCCAGGGTCACGGCCGTCATCCCCTGCTTTCCGTATGCCCGACAAGACAAGAAGGACAAG AGCCGCGCTCCTATCTCTGCCAAGTTGGTGGCCAACATGTTGTCAGTGTCAGGTGCTGACCATATCATCACCATGGACTTGCACGCCTCACAGATACAG ggATTCTTTGATATCCCCGTTGATAACTTGTAtgcagagccagcggtgctgaAGTGGATCAAAGAGAACATCCCTGAATGGAAAAACTGCACCATCGTCTCACCCGATGCAGGAGGAGCCAAGAG GGTCACCTCAATAGCCGACAGGTTGAATGTGGACTTTGCTCTTATTCacaaggagaggaaaaaggCAAACGAGGTGGACCGCATGGTTCTCGTCGGAGATGTGACAGATCGGGTCGCAATTCTAGTGGATGACATGGCCGACACGTGTGGCACAGTCTGTCATGCTGCTGACAA ACTAATTTCTGCTGGTGCCACCAAGGTGTATGCCATTCTAACCCATGGCATCTTCTCTGGCCCAGCTATCTCGCGCATCAACAACGCCTGCTTTGAAGCCGTGGTGGTCACCAATACAATCCCGCAGGAGGAGAAGATGAAGCATTGTCCCAAAATACAG gtTATTGACATCTCCATGATCCTTGCAGAGGCCATCCGTAGAACTCACAATGGCGAGTCTGTGTCATACCTGTTCAGCCATGTTCCCTTGTAA
- the prps1b gene encoding ribose-phosphate pyrophosphokinase 1 isoform X1 codes for MELLIMINACKIASASRVTAVIPCFPYARQDKKDKVGSRAPISAKLVANMLSVSGADHIITMDLHASQIQGFFDIPVDNLYAEPAVLKWIKENIPEWKNCTIVSPDAGGAKRVTSIADRLNVDFALIHKERKKANEVDRMVLVGDVTDRVAILVDDMADTCGTVCHAADKLISAGATKVYAILTHGIFSGPAISRINNACFEAVVVTNTIPQEEKMKHCPKIQVIDISMILAEAIRRTHNGESVSYLFSHVPL; via the exons ATGGAGCTGCTGATCATGATCAACGCCTGCAAGATTGCCTCTGCCTCCAGGGTCACGGCCGTCATCCCCTGCTTTCCGTATGCCCGACAAGACAAGAAGGACAAGGTGGGG AGCCGCGCTCCTATCTCTGCCAAGTTGGTGGCCAACATGTTGTCAGTGTCAGGTGCTGACCATATCATCACCATGGACTTGCACGCCTCACAGATACAG ggATTCTTTGATATCCCCGTTGATAACTTGTAtgcagagccagcggtgctgaAGTGGATCAAAGAGAACATCCCTGAATGGAAAAACTGCACCATCGTCTCACCCGATGCAGGAGGAGCCAAGAG GGTCACCTCAATAGCCGACAGGTTGAATGTGGACTTTGCTCTTATTCacaaggagaggaaaaaggCAAACGAGGTGGACCGCATGGTTCTCGTCGGAGATGTGACAGATCGGGTCGCAATTCTAGTGGATGACATGGCCGACACGTGTGGCACAGTCTGTCATGCTGCTGACAA ACTAATTTCTGCTGGTGCCACCAAGGTGTATGCCATTCTAACCCATGGCATCTTCTCTGGCCCAGCTATCTCGCGCATCAACAACGCCTGCTTTGAAGCCGTGGTGGTCACCAATACAATCCCGCAGGAGGAGAAGATGAAGCATTGTCCCAAAATACAG gtTATTGACATCTCCATGATCCTTGCAGAGGCCATCCGTAGAACTCACAATGGCGAGTCTGTGTCATACCTGTTCAGCCATGTTCCCTTGTAA
- the tmsb1 gene encoding thymosin beta 1 gives MTTRGSVSMLLFRACCLYLNRWLCEDYVDAFSYNGRCAPLPQKSSKMSNKCPVTKEVQQFKKERLNSAEMIEKNPLPTAQVIEEEKIAMEEKAAKEPLNKELETFDPQVLKKTEVQEKNPLPTTDVIEEEKIALEEKAAKEPLNEELVQFKTSKLRKSITKESNHRPTAAEIEAEKKAMQAGKK, from the exons ATGACAACCAGAGGATCAGTGTCCATGTTGTTGTTCAGGGCGTGTTGTCTCTACTTAAACCGTTGGCTTTGCGAGGACTACGTAGACGCATTTTCTTACAACGGACGCTGCGCACCTCTGCCCCAG AAATCTTCCAAAATGAGCAACAAATGTCCAGTCACTAAGGAGGTGCAGCAGTTCAAAAAGGAAAGGCTAAATAGTGCTGAAATGATAGAAAAAAATCCCCTCCCAACGGCACAAG TAATTGAAGAGGAGAAGATAGCCATGGAAGAG AAAGCTGCCAAAGAGCCACTCAATAAAGAGTTGGAGACGTTTGACCCACAAGTGCTCAAAAAGACGGAAGTACAAGAGAAAAACCCTCTTCCAACTACTGATG TAATTGAAGAAGAGAAGATAGCTTTGGAAGAG AAAGCTGCCAAAGAGCCACTCAATGAGGAGTTGGTGCAGTTTAAGACGAGCAAGCTAAGGAAGTCTATCACGAAAGAAAGTAACCATCGTCCTACTGCTGCAG AAATTGAAGCAGAGAAGAAAGCCATGCAAGCAGGGAAGAAGTAA